AAGAGGATCCTGTAAATTTTTACTCAATAACGGAACAGAGAAGGTAGAGGTCCTTTTGGATGACCCAACACAAGGACTGTTAATAGAATCATTCATTTGGAGAGAAATGTATGATTTTTCAGAAGACTGTGTACTAATGGTCCTTGCGGATAGATTATACGATGAATCTGATTACGTAAGAAACTATGATGATTTTCTTAGTTTTATTCGAGGAAATTCATAATGTTTATCCATCCATTAAGCGATGTTCATTCAAAAAACATAGGCCCACAAACAAAAATCTGGCAATTTTCAGTGATACTGGAGAAAGCAAAAATAGGTTCAAACTGTAATATTTGCTCGCATACCTTCATTGAAAATGATGTTATTATAGGTGATAACGTAACCATAAAATGCGGTGTGTATATATGGGACGGGATAGTAATTGAGGATAATGTGTTTATTGGCCCAAATGCAACATTTACCAATGATAAAAATCCTCGTTCAAAAAAATACCCTGAAAAATTTTTAAAAACAATTATAAAGAAAGGGGCATCAATAGGAGCAAACGCAACAATATTGCCAGGTCTCACTATAGGCGAATATTGTATGATTGGCGCGGGATCTGTGGTAACTAAAGACCTGCCAGCTTATAGTATTGCCTTAGGGAGTCCGGCTAAAATTACAGGAAAAATAGATAATAATCATGATTAACTTTCTCGATTTACAGGAAATCAATAAACAATATCAAAATGAACTCAAGGAGGCTTGCTCAAGAGTTATTGATTCTGGATGGTATGTTACAGGAAAAGAATTAAGCAATTTTGAAAGTAAATTTGCAACCTTTTGTGGAACCAAATATGCAATTGGCGTAGCCAATGGATTAGATGCTCTAATTCTTACACTTCGAGCATGGAAATTGCTGGGTAAACTCAATGATAATGATGAAGTTATTGTTCCAGCAAATACTTATATCGCCTCAATACTAGCGATTACTGAAAATAATCTAATACCTATTCTAGTTGAGCCAAACAAGGATACTTATAATTTATCACCAGAAAACATTCGTCCAGCTATAACAGAAAGAACAAGAGTCATATTACCTGTACATTTATACGGTCAACTGGCGCCAATGGAAGATATATTGCATATAGCCAAAGAATATAATCTTTTGATTTTAGAAGATTCTGCTCAAGCACATGGCGCTCATATCGCAGGAAAAAAGGCAGGTAACTGGGGAGATGCCTCAGGCTTTAGTTTTTATCCAGGAAAAAATCTTGGTGCTTTAGGTGATGCAGGCGCTGTCACCACCAATGATGGTGAATTGATGCAAACGATAAAAGCCTTAAGAAACTATGGTTCGCATCAAAAGTATGAGAATATTTATTGTGGAGTAAATAGCCGTCTGGATGAAATCCAAGCAGCAATGCTTTCTGTAAAACTGGCTTATCTGGAAAAAGAAACTTTATGTCGACAAAAGATTGCGAAAATATATCTTCAAGAAATTAACAATCCGCTCATTACGCTTCCCGTTGTAGAATTCAAAACAAGCCATGTATGGCACTTATTTGTTGTAAAATGTAAGAAACGCCATGATTTTCAGGAATACTTGCTTAAAAATGGCATTCAGACGCTTATTCATTATCCGATACCACCACATAAGCAAAAAGCATATTCTAAGTTTAACCATTACACCCTCCCTATTACAGAACAGCTTCATGACGAAGTCATTTCTTTACCCATATCCCCAACCATGAAGATTACTGATGTTAATTACATAATCAACGTTATCAATGCTTTTTCTTTATGACTTTTACAACATAGACTGATAATATCAGTCTATAATAACTGGTACACTTGAATTTTGAATATATATTTGTAAATTGGACAGTTTGAATGAAAATAAGTATTTTTGTACCAATGTATAACCATGAGTCATATGTGGAGAAATGTTTAACCAGTATATGCCTCTCATATAGTGACGAAATATACATCGTCGCCTGTGATGATGCCTCTACAGATAACACCTATAGCGTAGCAGAAAAAACATTAAAAAGGCTGAAGAATATACATCATGAGAAATTAGATTACAGCCTGCTTAGAAATAAAAAAAATCAAGGTATTTGCTTTAGTCTCAACCGTTGTATAGAGTTAATAAAAACTGAATATTGTTATTTAATTGCCAGCGATGACTACCTTATAGAAAAATCTCTCGACCTAGCTGTTGATACCATACAGTCGGGGAATTATGATGCCATAATAAGTGATTGCCGTGTTGTCAGTATGGAAGGGAAATTGCTTTTTGAAAGTGCGTTTTTCGACTATAGGAATGCTAGCGAAGTAGCATTAAAATCCAAATATATGAAAGATGAACTCGTAATGAACTGGACAGTCCCTGGCCCGTCGCTTCTATTACGTAGATCCGTCTATGATCGAATTGGTAACTATCAAATTGGATTGAAAGCCGAAGACAGAGACTTTTATCTCAGATTACTTTCTCAGTGCAATGTTATATTTTCAGAGAGAAAAATAGCCTGCTATCGAATACATGATCAAAATATTTCCGCATCCGAAAGATACAAATGCAATATAAACCAGGAAATGGCATCCGTTAATGTTAAACATGCTAAGCTTTACTCTGGATTATCCAG
This is a stretch of genomic DNA from Brenneria rubrifaciens. It encodes these proteins:
- a CDS encoding sugar 3,4-ketoisomerase → MIKINLLKLQTHGDERGSLVALEQDKNIPFEIKRVYYMFNTKKGVKRGFHAHKELKQVAIAVRGSCKFLLNNGTEKVEVLLDDPTQGLLIESFIWREMYDFSEDCVLMVLADRLYDESDYVRNYDDFLSFIRGNS
- a CDS encoding acyltransferase: MFIHPLSDVHSKNIGPQTKIWQFSVILEKAKIGSNCNICSHTFIENDVIIGDNVTIKCGVYIWDGIVIEDNVFIGPNATFTNDKNPRSKKYPEKFLKTIIKKGASIGANATILPGLTIGEYCMIGAGSVVTKDLPAYSIALGSPAKITGKIDNNHD
- a CDS encoding DegT/DnrJ/EryC1/StrS family aminotransferase translates to MINFLDLQEINKQYQNELKEACSRVIDSGWYVTGKELSNFESKFATFCGTKYAIGVANGLDALILTLRAWKLLGKLNDNDEVIVPANTYIASILAITENNLIPILVEPNKDTYNLSPENIRPAITERTRVILPVHLYGQLAPMEDILHIAKEYNLLILEDSAQAHGAHIAGKKAGNWGDASGFSFYPGKNLGALGDAGAVTTNDGELMQTIKALRNYGSHQKYENIYCGVNSRLDEIQAAMLSVKLAYLEKETLCRQKIAKIYLQEINNPLITLPVVEFKTSHVWHLFVVKCKKRHDFQEYLLKNGIQTLIHYPIPPHKQKAYSKFNHYTLPITEQLHDEVISLPISPTMKITDVNYIINVINAFSL
- a CDS encoding glycosyltransferase family 2 protein, producing the protein MKISIFVPMYNHESYVEKCLTSICLSYSDEIYIVACDDASTDNTYSVAEKTLKRLKNIHHEKLDYSLLRNKKNQGICFSLNRCIELIKTEYCYLIASDDYLIEKSLDLAVDTIQSGNYDAIISDCRVVSMEGKLLFESAFFDYRNASEVALKSKYMKDELVMNWTVPGPSLLLRRSVYDRIGNYQIGLKAEDRDFYLRLLSQCNVIFSERKIACYRIHDQNISASERYKCNINQEMASVNVKHAKLYSGLSRAYLETYAFKLTSEEERIARRHREKLYKAFKRKLKLLSFLHLI